A section of the Acidimicrobiales bacterium genome encodes:
- a CDS encoding AMP-binding protein has translation MNVGQMLVNTARLLPDRVAVTWGDRTLTYAELDRRSNSLARGLAALGVRRGDRVAVLMPNRPELLEAMFACFKAGYCLVPLNARFTSDEVAYHVQDAAAAAVLADDDGIDVVLGADVGRAAVVVAGTGSTPSGAEDLETLVAGDDGAVSAVVPVDRDDLAWLFYTSGTTGRPKGAMLTHGNLSFVTASWLADLTPMTEHDVTLHAAPLTHGAGFHALAATARGAHQVIPRETRFDPPAIIELFARARITNTWMVPTQIVLLTDAAATLGLPELPDLRHVVYGGAPFAPAELRRAIEAFGPVFVQLYAQGETPMTATVLPASHHTAALAGDRPELLGSAGLSRPGMDVRVLGPDDEELPAGEVGEVCVRGPAVMLGYWQREEATAETLRHGWLHTGDLGRMDEQGYLFLLDRAKDLIITGGSNVYAVEVEATLADHAQVRDIAVVGVSDRTWGEIVVAVVVADDPGEATEATLSAHCAARLARYKQPRRFVFVDRLPRNAYGKVLKRDLRTALSSDPGNR, from the coding sequence ATGAACGTGGGCCAGATGCTGGTGAACACGGCCCGGTTGCTGCCGGACCGGGTCGCGGTGACGTGGGGCGACCGGACGCTCACCTATGCCGAGCTCGACCGCCGGTCCAACTCGCTGGCGCGCGGGCTGGCGGCCCTGGGCGTGCGACGCGGCGACCGCGTCGCGGTGCTGATGCCCAACCGGCCCGAGCTGCTCGAAGCGATGTTCGCCTGCTTCAAGGCCGGGTACTGCCTGGTGCCACTGAACGCGCGCTTCACGTCCGACGAGGTCGCCTACCACGTCCAGGACGCCGCGGCCGCCGCCGTCCTCGCCGACGACGACGGCATCGATGTCGTGCTCGGCGCCGACGTCGGGCGGGCCGCGGTGGTGGTCGCCGGCACGGGCTCGACGCCCAGCGGAGCCGAGGACCTCGAGACCCTGGTCGCCGGCGACGACGGCGCCGTCAGCGCGGTGGTGCCGGTCGACCGTGACGACCTGGCCTGGCTCTTCTACACATCCGGCACGACCGGCCGGCCCAAGGGGGCCATGCTCACCCACGGGAACCTGTCGTTCGTCACCGCGTCCTGGCTCGCCGACCTCACCCCGATGACCGAGCACGATGTGACGTTGCACGCCGCGCCGCTCACCCACGGTGCCGGTTTCCACGCGCTCGCCGCCACCGCTCGGGGCGCGCACCAGGTGATCCCCCGCGAGACCCGCTTCGACCCGCCGGCGATCATCGAGCTGTTCGCCCGGGCCCGGATCACCAACACCTGGATGGTGCCGACGCAGATCGTCCTGTTGACCGACGCGGCGGCGACGCTCGGTCTCCCCGAGCTGCCCGACCTTCGCCACGTGGTGTACGGCGGCGCGCCGTTCGCCCCGGCCGAACTGCGGCGAGCCATCGAGGCGTTCGGTCCGGTGTTCGTGCAGCTCTACGCCCAGGGCGAGACCCCGATGACCGCCACCGTGCTGCCCGCCTCGCACCACACTGCTGCGTTGGCCGGCGATCGACCCGAGCTCCTCGGCTCGGCCGGGCTGTCTCGACCGGGCATGGACGTGCGGGTGCTGGGCCCCGACGACGAGGAGCTGCCGGCCGGCGAGGTGGGCGAGGTCTGCGTGCGCGGACCGGCGGTCATGCTCGGCTACTGGCAGCGCGAGGAGGCGACGGCCGAGACCCTGCGCCACGGCTGGCTCCACACCGGTGACCTGGGCCGCATGGACGAGCAGGGCTACCTCTTCCTGCTCGACCGGGCCAAGGACCTGATCATCACCGGTGGATCCAACGTCTACGCCGTCGAGGTCGAAGCCACGCTGGCCGACCACGCCCAGGTGCGGGACATCGCCGTCGTCGGTGTGTCCGACCGGACCTGGGGCGAGATCGTGGTGGCCGTGGTGGTGGCCGACGATCCGGGCGAGGCGACGGAGGCGACGCTGAGCGCGCACTGCGCGGCGCGGCTGGCCCGCTACAAGCAACCTCGCCGGTTCGTCTTCGTCGACCGCCTGCCCCGCAACGCCTACGG
- a CDS encoding MsnO8 family LLM class oxidoreductase, protein MRVSVIELGTVAPGSGEKQGLVDSVETARHADAWGFHRVWFAEHHLSRTGASHHPELLIAAAGTQTSGIRVGSGGVLMNHYSPFKVAEMFAQLEAMFPGRVDLGMGRATAGPVIDLALQRDRQRPLHADHQQQVLETLAWLYDAFPEDHPFAGKPLTPSVPEVPQTWLLGSSPDGSNLAAGLGIGYTFAGFITPTGAAAALRNYRQQFRSKGFGPDQPRSMLAVNVTVAETAAEARHLVGSAKGFYARLRRVGGDAQLPSAAEAARELTDADKDQPTWIVDGRWPQFVAGDPDAVRATLEQMIDESQADELMVQNLIADPLDRRHSHELLAQMFSLTPRQVPTAVR, encoded by the coding sequence ATGAGGGTCTCGGTCATCGAGCTGGGGACGGTCGCGCCGGGCAGCGGTGAGAAGCAGGGCCTGGTCGACTCGGTGGAGACGGCACGTCACGCCGACGCGTGGGGGTTCCACCGGGTCTGGTTCGCGGAGCATCACCTGAGTCGGACGGGCGCCTCGCACCATCCGGAACTGCTGATCGCCGCGGCCGGGACGCAGACATCGGGCATCAGGGTGGGGTCGGGCGGTGTGCTGATGAACCACTACAGCCCGTTCAAGGTGGCCGAGATGTTCGCCCAGCTCGAGGCGATGTTCCCTGGTCGCGTCGACCTCGGCATGGGCCGGGCCACCGCCGGACCGGTCATCGATCTCGCGCTGCAACGCGACCGTCAGCGTCCGCTGCACGCCGACCACCAGCAACAGGTCCTCGAAACGCTGGCGTGGTTGTACGACGCGTTCCCCGAGGACCACCCCTTCGCCGGCAAGCCCCTGACGCCGTCGGTGCCGGAGGTGCCGCAGACCTGGCTGCTCGGCTCCAGCCCGGACGGCTCGAACCTCGCCGCCGGACTGGGGATCGGCTACACGTTCGCCGGGTTCATCACCCCCACCGGCGCGGCCGCGGCGCTGCGCAACTACCGCCAGCAGTTCCGCTCCAAAGGCTTCGGCCCGGACCAGCCACGCTCGATGCTGGCCGTCAACGTCACGGTCGCCGAGACAGCCGCCGAGGCCCGGCATCTGGTCGGCTCGGCCAAGGGCTTCTACGCGAGGCTGCGCCGCGTGGGCGGTGACGCGCAGCTCCCGTCGGCGGCGGAGGCCGCCCGCGAGCTGACCGATGCCGACAAGGACCAGCCGACCTGGATCGTCGACGGCCGGTGGCCGCAGTTCGTCGCCGGCGACCCCGACGCCGTGCGCGCCACGCTGGAGCAGATGATCGACGAGAGCCAAGCCGACGAGCTGATGGTGCAGAACCTCATCGCCGACCCGCTCGACCGGCGCCACTCCCACGAGCTGCTCGCGCAGATGTTCTCCCTCACCCCTCGACAGGTCCCGACGGCCGTCCGCTGA
- a CDS encoding PPOX class F420-dependent oxidoreductase, whose translation MSDIAPIPATHRDLLEARGVAILSTVGADGFPQTTALWYLLDGDVVRTSLHRTRQKYRNMVQHPQATLFLLDPANPQRTLELRADATFEDDADKSFLARLLDHYGHDLETFPAPADNRVVLTLTPRHVVTYGVAAG comes from the coding sequence ATGAGCGACATCGCACCCATCCCCGCGACGCACCGCGACCTCCTCGAGGCCCGTGGTGTCGCGATCCTCAGCACCGTGGGCGCCGATGGCTTCCCCCAGACCACCGCCCTGTGGTACCTCCTCGACGGGGACGTCGTGCGCACATCCCTGCACAGGACCCGTCAGAAGTACCGCAACATGGTGCAGCACCCGCAGGCCACGCTGTTCCTCCTCGATCCGGCCAACCCGCAGCGCACCCTCGAGCTCCGCGCCGACGCCACCTTCGAGGACGACGCCGACAAGTCCTTCCTCGCGCGGCTCCTCGACCACTACGGCCATGATCTCGAGACCTTCCCGGCCCCCGCCGACAACCGCGTCGTGCTGACGCTCACGCCCCGCCACGTCGTCACCTACGGCGTTGCCGCCGGTTGA
- a CDS encoding YceI family protein codes for MTTSTLPLAIGTWQFDPAHSGVHFKVRHLGLTNVRGRFNGVGASLEVGEELAGTRFGATIDISTVDTNQPDRDAHLRSTDFFGADAHPTMTFASTAIRDLGEGDYEADGDLTINGVTKPVTLAVEFTGAVVHPGDGKEHAGFIATAQILRDDFGIDFNMPLGVDKFALGKKIDVEIDVQFTPPAD; via the coding sequence ATGACCACCTCGACGCTCCCGCTCGCCATCGGCACCTGGCAGTTCGATCCTGCCCACTCCGGTGTCCACTTCAAGGTCCGGCACCTCGGTCTGACCAACGTGCGGGGACGGTTCAACGGCGTCGGGGCCTCGCTCGAGGTCGGCGAAGAGCTCGCCGGCACCCGGTTCGGGGCAACGATCGACATCTCCACGGTCGACACCAACCAGCCCGACCGTGACGCTCACCTGCGTTCGACCGACTTCTTCGGCGCGGACGCCCACCCCACGATGACGTTCGCCTCCACGGCCATCCGGGATCTCGGTGAGGGCGACTACGAAGCCGACGGCGATCTCACGATCAACGGCGTCACCAAGCCGGTCACCCTGGCCGTCGAGTTCACCGGCGCCGTCGTCCACCCCGGCGACGGCAAGGAGCACGCCGGTTTCATCGCCACCGCCCAGATCCTGCGCGACGACTTCGGGATCGACTTCAACATGCCGCTGGGCGTCGACAAGTTCGCGTTGGGCAAGAAGATCGACGTCGAGATCGACGTGCAGTTCACCCCGCCGGCCGACTGA
- a CDS encoding MarR family transcriptional regulator, with amino-acid sequence MASGVDVTHDPDIDVAHRDLIETSARFAQAFLRWLAGTAGGLTYPRLRVLEVLHCQGPAKMRELADGLGLTARNLTTLADGLETDGLVRRVSHPSDRRAILLELTASGVAAAECSLAPRLAEISGLFDELSPTQRAQFQRSLDTLVAAME; translated from the coding sequence ATGGCCTCCGGCGTGGACGTCACCCACGACCCTGACATCGACGTCGCCCATCGTGACCTGATCGAGACGTCGGCTCGCTTCGCCCAGGCGTTCCTCCGTTGGCTCGCCGGCACCGCAGGAGGGCTCACCTACCCCCGGCTTCGAGTGCTCGAGGTCCTGCACTGCCAGGGCCCGGCCAAGATGAGGGAACTTGCCGACGGCCTGGGACTGACCGCCCGGAACCTCACCACGCTGGCCGACGGCCTGGAGACCGACGGCCTCGTGCGCCGGGTCTCGCACCCCAGCGACCGGCGGGCCATCCTCCTCGAGCTCACCGCCTCCGGGGTCGCCGCGGCGGAGTGCTCACTCGCCCCACGCCTGGCCGAGATCAGCGGTTTGTTCGACGAGCTCTCTCCGACCCAACGGGCCCAGTTCCAGCGCTCGCTCGACACCCTCGTCGCGGCCATGGAGTGA
- a CDS encoding TetR family transcriptional regulator produces the protein MSAPEGSLRQRHTERTRRQIVDIALELFAEHGIDETTVDEIAAAADVSPRTFYRYFPSKEAVLFHSIEERLDEMRRLIAERPTDEPPFETLVAALRQAVDTMTNDPRRRSVLQRLVAERPQLRTYQRNTIIEHTERQILGALAPRAGIDPGDLGLRSVVAAVTACFDLALRTWIEQSAAGSFDDYFTTTLDACATNFTSVGHPLPTRRR, from the coding sequence ATGTCCGCGCCCGAGGGGTCGCTTCGCCAGAGACACACCGAACGGACGCGCCGCCAGATCGTCGACATCGCCCTCGAGCTGTTCGCCGAGCACGGCATCGACGAGACCACGGTCGACGAGATCGCCGCCGCCGCCGACGTCTCCCCCAGGACCTTCTACCGCTACTTCCCGTCCAAGGAAGCGGTGCTGTTCCACAGCATCGAGGAGCGCCTGGACGAGATGCGGCGGCTCATCGCCGAGCGCCCCACCGACGAGCCGCCGTTCGAGACGCTGGTCGCAGCCCTTCGCCAGGCCGTCGACACGATGACCAACGACCCCCGGCGCCGCTCGGTGCTCCAGCGCCTGGTCGCCGAACGACCCCAGCTCCGCACCTACCAGCGCAACACCATCATCGAGCACACCGAGCGCCAGATCCTGGGGGCGCTCGCGCCCCGCGCCGGGATCGACCCCGGCGACCTCGGGCTCCGATCGGTCGTCGCCGCCGTCACCGCCTGCTTCGACCTCGCCCTGCGAACGTGGATCGAGCAGAGCGCAGCAGGCTCGTTCGACGACTACTTCACCACCACCCTCGACGCCTGCGCCACCAACTTCACCTCGGTCGGCCACCCTCTGCCCACTCGCCGGCGCTAG